Proteins encoded by one window of Crassostrea angulata isolate pt1a10 chromosome 9, ASM2561291v2, whole genome shotgun sequence:
- the LOC128163473 gene encoding caspase-2-like has product MGSEKEDRYFDPDRTWKGLALVITNFLKGPHVRGGADNDRKYMKESFERLGFGVICHEDVTTPELTTLLEEYSKKTDLSCFAFAISSHGFEMEKKDENAKQKKRGKEKHEIKTKHHAIQMFDGNFVFTHDILDCFSDAKCPGLRNKPKIFLIQACRIPVSKATVDQRRAGVGFETGCSQSKVAKFNPAEPNPVKPDPQTAIEMEVDSYLPDATKTENPSVEDKDKIDAPKAQIIYPPAPFEITVVPCYNDMLIMFACPEGYYAFRNQRDGSYMLKLFSESVLAWRTQYRSANLMDMLKDVTYKMSENSYFGPKEYKIVPSIVHKLRKDVIFTPGRK; this is encoded by the exons ATGGGTTCGGAAAAAGAAGACAGGTATTTTGATCCAGATAGAACATGGAAAGGACTGGCGTTGGTGATTACCAACTTTCTTAAGGGGCCACACGTTCGAGGTGGCGCTGATAATGACCGGAAGTACATGAAAGAATCATTTGAACGACTGGGGTTTGGTGTGATATGCCATGAGGATGTGACAACACCAGAGCTAACAACGCTACTGGAAGAAT ACTCAAAGAAGACAGATTTGAGCTGTTTTGCGTTTGCTATTAGTTCCCATGGGTTCGAAATGGAGAAAAAAGATGAGAATGCAAAGCAAAAGAAGAGAGGAAAAGAGAAACATGAGATAAAAACTAAACATCACGCAATACAAATGTTTGatggaaattttgtttttacacacGATATTTTGGACTGTTTCAGTGATGCAAAATGTCCTGGTCTAAGAAATAAacccaagatatttttgattCAG GCCTGTAGAATTCCTGTTAGCAAGGCCACAGTAGATCAAAGGAGAGCTGGGGTTGGTTTTGAAACAGGCTGTTCTCAATCTAAGGTTGCAAAATTTAATCCTGCAGAACCTAATCCTGTAAAACCAGATCCACAGACTGCTATCGAAATGGAAGTTGATTCTTATCTACCTGATGCAACAAAGACAGAG AATCCTTCGGTTGAGGACAAAGATAAAATCGACGCTCCTAAAGCTCAAATTATCTATCCTCCGGCACCTTTTGAGATAACAGTGGTACCCTGTTACAACGATATGCTCATCATGTTTGCCTGTCCAGAAG gtTATTATGCATTTAGAAATCAACGGGATGGTAGTTACATGTTGAAGCTGTTTTCCGAGTCTGTTCTTGCATGGCGTACACAATACAGATCAGCTAATCTCATGGACATGTTAAAAGATGTTACGTACAAGATGTCTGAAAATAGCTATTTTGGTCCTAAAGAATACAAAATCGTGCCATCCATTGTCCATAAACTGAGAAAAGACGTCATCTTTACTCCAGGTAGAAAATGA